The Humulus lupulus chromosome 7, drHumLupu1.1, whole genome shotgun sequence region ctgattgggcttgtgattCATTTACTACCAACAACCTTTTCTCTACTGCGCTCCCCGGTCCACCTCGTCTTGCCTTCGTGATCGAGGAGCTGTAACATTCTCTAGCCTCTCGCTAATTTCCCAACACCTgaatcggttggaaacttcatggccagatgccagaCCAAAGTTACGGCTAGCAGATCGAtaagtatgggtcttccaatcatAGCATTATCCACGGATaaacaatcaactactataaaagtagtgagcaGTGTCCTGTTCGCGGGTGCCATTCCTGCTATGACTGGGAGTCTGATCGACCCAGTTGGTGCTAGCCCTTCgctagaaaaaccatagatggtttggttgcatggttctaaatcttgcactgataatttcattATTTCTAGTGAAATTTTGTATaaaatgttgaccgagcttcctgtatccaccaacactcgtttaaccatcatgttggacTGAACATCCACAACCAGAGGATCTGAGTAAGGGAATCGGACATGTTGTGTGTCCAGCTCGGAGAAAGTTAgtaattcttcctctgttcgagcttttttagaAGTTCGCTCCTCGAAGTTTAGCATTTCGATGTCCTGATTGTGagggttctggcatatctctccctcgccttaccactgtcacctgATATATATGGTCCTTCGCAGATagtcagcaatgtaccagcaatAGGAGTTGGCTACAGAGGAGGCGAGCATTGGCGCAcaggtgcctgctcattgcctccgTGAGCCTCCTGCTGAGAATTTCCTcctgctcgtacatatctcctcagatgtccttgtcaAACAAGGGACTGGATCTCGTCTTTAAGctagttacactcattggtatcatgccatagtcgttatgaaaatgaaaaaacttaGTTGTATCCCTTCTGGATATGTCTTTCCTGATCAGGGCTGGTTGCCTAAAAGGAACGGTGGTATGACTGGCTTGATACACTTCAGCGTGGCTATCGaccagggcagtgtaattggtgaaccttgctTCGTATCTATTTTGTTTAGGGAGATTGTTATCAGATGTCGTTGGTTCAGTGTTTGCCCTTTTTCCCCCATTCTTATTGTTGCCGTTTTCGTTGGGTTTACCAGACCCACTGGCGGATTTGGTCAAGTCTTCCTTCTTACCCTGGTCGGCCTTTGGGGACTCTCCTTCATTGGCTATGGCTTCCTTGAGCTTGATATATTTGTCTACTCGATCCAGAAATTCtagagtgctcttgactccattcttccgcagactactccagaggggagaatggcattgcactccagctgtgattgccatcatctttccctcgtcccCAAAAGTTTTGGCccgagcagctgctcgcataaataGTTGTATATActcattaagagtttctccttccttctgtcgAATGTCGACTAGTTGATTAGCCTCTGttggatgtactcgaccagcataaAACAATCCGTAAAACTCTTTCACAAACATCTCCTAGGAAACTATACTGGCCAGAGGGAACTTGAAGTACCATTCCTGAGAAGAGTCAGACAAAGTGGTAGGAAAAATCTTGCACCGAGCATCATtggacaccttctggatgtccatttgtatctcaaacttgtttacgTGAGACACTAGATCTTCTCCACCAGTGAAGTTTGGCaaactggcattttgaatttgctcggtgttatcccaaaaatatacacaactAACATGGCATGAAGGATGGATACGTGGCATCATAGTGTGGGAACATGTCATCATATTCTTGACACGTGGTATAGGCATCTAACAGTCCAACAAGCTGGAGAGAGTACACTTGCCAGGTGAATAACAATTACTGCTCGGTATGCTCGCCAAGAAAGAGGCTGCTCAGTATGCTCTCCAGGATACCTGGTATACCTGGTCAGATGAAGTCAGTTACATCCTCCTCACGCCTAACAGTTTACCTGAAAACTCGGTCAAACTTCTGAAGAATAGGACTACAGCTACCCGCAAAATGGAAGGGATATTTTGCAGCAGGTGTGGTGCAGGCGCAACTGCCTGGGCGTTAGGGACAGTATAAATGCAAGTCTTCCACCACTGTGGAGGGGGGTTAGGTTTTTAGCCTACTGACCAACACTAGAAATATACCGACCAGCCTATTAGGACCACTCAGTAGCGATTTCTGCCACTCGGTATTGTTTTTACACTTAGAATCGTACCTGTTTTCACTGGTCATTTTGTTTAAACCTTaaagatcaatacaaatctaagaggaagtaggtcattaccgtttcttggggccgaacctctataatttCTAGTGTCTTTTATCATTCATTGCTCATAGTTACTAGGTTCTTGGATTATTTATGATTTATTGATTCTCTAAATGGAAGctatctaattaattattttaactccgcgttagttgaccaaaaaaccagccaacattttggtgatttcattgagagcccAAGACAATCACAGTAGATTTTTGTTATCGCAAGGATGGTGGTCTCAACCCGAAGGTCAAGCCAAGAACCTCCAGAGCCCGAGGTTGAAACCTCTCGTCAAGTACCTTCAATGAGCAATTTGAATGGGCAACAAGGAAACTTACCATTCATGAACCCATCTGGTATTGGTGGACAAACCGCTGGGCCCGCTGCACTAGGCCGCGGAGCTATCGCTTCTACTGGAATCACCCATGCAGGAACATCAGGCGGAGGCGCTACAAGGGTTGGAGGTCCGACACAGTATGAGCCCCACGTAGATATTGAAGTACTCGACCCTGAGATTGATCAGATAAGAGAAGTTGTTGGGTAGATGCAGGATCAGCTGGCCTCTATGAACCAGGGGCGAGCCACTGCGCAGGGGACCCTTAATGAAGCCTTCGAAAAACAAAGGAGAGATTTTCAAGAGTGGATGGACCGGCATGCATGGGAGATGCAGACCCGACAAGAGGATATGGAACACTGGACAAGGGAGGCTGCGAAATCTATTCGCAATTACATGCAATAGCAGCCAACCCAAGGTGTGGGGACTGCAGCTAGAACTACTGCCCATCCTCGGCAACGTCCTCCTGTCTTTGGTTTCGGTGAAGGATTCATGCACGGACCAGAAACTCAGCCCCAGCAAGGAAATCATGGTCCAACTAGGAGTCATCGATCTGGTCGGGGGGCCCAAGCCAACAATAATAGGCATCCCCTATAGCTGATGAAAAAGTCTTGGCTGGGAGCTACATGGGGTTGGACTAGACAGGAAACTTTCAGCCAAGAACTCAAGGAAGTGGCCGAGAAAGAAATTTGAGTGCTGCAGGTCGGGGTGGCCACCACCGTGTGCCAGCACAGAATAAAAACAGTCAACCCCAGAATTACCAGTAATAACCTGGTCGGTATAGACAACAGCAAGAATACCGACCAAGGTCCTAAAGAGATTAGCCAGAAGTTAGTAGTGCATACAGGCCCCACTATGCTGACGAATATGGCCCTGATGAAGCAGCAAGCCAAGTTTGCCAGCAGAATAACCAAGGTCAGGGGGTAACCAGCCTGAAGGACCGTTTTTTCCACAAGGGCAGGAAATTCCTAACAACCAACCACCCCAAGGTGGAGGGTTCCAAGGAGTACCTCCAGTTCCGGGGAGAGCAGCAGCCAAATTGTTGGGGGCAGGCCTCGGCCAAACTCTGTTTTCAATCGGATGGGTCCCATAGGAGGTGAAGACCTTGGAGACGCTCTTAATCGTAGTAGGGAAAATCAAGACTCAAACAATGTAGCACCACCTGAGCTTATTCGGGAcccgagaatggatgaggtctGCAATGCAGCATAACCCCAGGTAGCTGCAAACCCTAACATCCAAGCCCAGTTGGATCTGTTAACCCATCTGGTAAGGGACTTGACAGACCCCAAGTTAACAGATATCTAAATGGAAAGACAGAGAGGTTCCCCATTTTCAGACCTTATAAATCAGTTGCCCATACCTGCCAAATTCAAAATGTCAACATGGAAAATGTATACTGGGTTGGAGGACCCAGTATCCCATGTTCCTCACTTTGAACTACAAACTGACCTCCAGGGGGTTCAGGATGATGCTAGGTGCAGGATCTTCTCGGGCACCCTGTCAAAAACTGCTCAGTGTTGGTTTTTCAAGCAACAGCCAGGATCAATCACATCATGGGATGGTTTTGTCCGCATATTCTATTCTCAGTTCTCCTCGGCAATGCCCCTTCTAGCCGAGCCAAACGATTTGGTGGACATCAAACAAAGGGACAATGAGCCTTTAAAAGATTACATTCAACGTTTCATGCAAGAGGCCACCAAGGTAAAGTTCCTCAGTGATGATGGTAAGTTGATAGCCATCAATTTAGCAGTCAAAGTAAAAAGTTTGTTCTGGAGTAGCTTGAAGAGGAAGTCAACACGTACCACTCAAGAATTCCTTGATAGGGCAGAAGAATTTATCAAGTTAGAGGAAGCTGAACGGAAGATGGATAATCCTACCCAGGCAACTGCTATGCAAGAGAAAACAAGTGCTAGGATCACCACCAACCCTCTAGAAGGAAGTAAAAATGGGGGCAAGAACGGCAAACGCTGTAACAGGGCTAGAAATAGTGGTAACCAGAATGACAGCAAGAAGCCTCAGACCACCGAGCAGTCGAAACCGTGAGAATACGTGCCCAAGTTTACTACTTACACCATCATGTTGAAGTCCCGAGCAGATGTTTTCAATGCTACACAGGTCATCGTACCGTATAGAAGACCTCCACCGatgaggaaggatgttaataGATGGGATATGACCAAGTTCTGTCGATTTCACAATGATTATGGTCAcgaaaccaatgaatgtaaccacttgaaggaggaaatagaattcctcattagacaaaacaATGCTTATCTAAAGAGGTATGTACGACCAGCCACCGACCCATAGCTTCAACAACCTCCTCAGCAACAGCCTCCCCAACAGTATCAAAGCAGTCAACCACTCCTACCACCACCAGTTGTTGGCCGGCTAGATATGATCTGTGGAGGGCCGCCTTTGGCCGGTAATAGCGGCAAGGCCCGAGAAAGGTATGCTCGTTCCCTTAGGCACGAGTAGGAGGAAGATGTACTGGCTGTCCAGAAGTGTACTCCCAAACAACCTCGCTACGAGTATGAGCCTATCACGTTCAGCAAGGAAGACACAAGTCATGTACATCATCtgcacaatgatcccttggtggtAGAAGTACAGATAGCTAACATGATCGTAGCCCATATGATGATTGATCATGGCTCTTCTGGCAACATTCTATTCAAGAATACCCTAGAGAGGATGAACTTAAGCATTAGAGACTTATAACCATGCAAGCAGTTGTTGTATGGGTTTACTGGGAATGGTATGGCCCTCGCGGGAAGCATAAGGTTGCCCTTAACTATGGGGATGACACCTAAGAACAACACGATAATGGCTTTGTTCATGGTAACTGACATTCCCTCTCCATACAATGCCATGATAGGCCGACCGACCCTGTATGAGCTATGGGAAGTTACCTCGATTTTCCACTTATTACTCAAATTCCTAACCCGAGCAGGTGTAGGATGTCTTAAGGGGAACCAACTGGTagccagag contains the following coding sequences:
- the LOC133792335 gene encoding uncharacterized protein LOC133792335; its protein translation is MERQRGSPFSDLINQLPIPAKFKMSTWKMYTGLEDPVSHVPHFELQTDLQGVQDDARCRIFSGTLSKTAQCWFFKQQPGSITSWDGFVRIFYSQFSSAMPLLAEPNDLVDIKQRDNEPLKDYIQRFMQEATKVKFLSDDGKLIAINLAVKVKSLFWSSLKRKSTRTTQEFLDRAEEFIKLEEAERKMDNPTQATAMQEKTSARITTNPLEGSKNGGKNGKRCNRARNSGNQNDSKKPQTTEQSKP